From uncultured Fibrobacter sp., the proteins below share one genomic window:
- a CDS encoding Crp/Fnr family transcriptional regulator — MDSNVCGLLKGVDLFSELTEEQLGLLANLVVVQDFNRDETVVLEGDCSMKALYLIASGTVQVYMTGVDGRETILSFLERGDFFGEMSLIDGEPRSASVRTVTDAQLMIIHREPFLTLIRQTPEIAMSLLSEMSKRLRKANKQIGSLSTMSVSGRVAGTLLNLMEERGMRIHTDNGQMVTVIHNRPTQQQLADMSGTTRETVSRICSMLVKANAIAMTGKDIVIFDETALQEKATKG; from the coding sequence ATGGACAGCAATGTATGTGGACTCTTGAAAGGGGTTGACCTTTTCTCTGAATTGACGGAAGAACAACTTGGCTTGCTTGCCAATTTGGTTGTTGTCCAGGACTTCAACCGCGACGAGACTGTGGTGCTTGAAGGCGACTGCTCGATGAAGGCTCTGTACCTGATTGCATCGGGTACGGTGCAGGTCTATATGACCGGCGTCGATGGCCGCGAAACGATCCTCAGTTTCTTGGAACGAGGTGACTTCTTTGGTGAAATGTCCTTGATTGACGGCGAACCGAGGTCCGCCTCGGTGCGCACCGTAACCGACGCACAGTTGATGATTATTCACCGCGAACCGTTCTTGACCTTGATTCGCCAGACGCCTGAAATTGCGATGTCTCTGTTGTCTGAAATGAGCAAGAGACTGCGTAAGGCGAACAAGCAGATCGGTTCTTTGTCGACCATGTCTGTAAGTGGTCGCGTGGCTGGCACTCTCCTGAACTTGATGGAAGAACGCGGCATGCGCATTCATACCGACAATGGCCAGATGGTGACGGTAATCCACAACCGCCCGACCCAGCAGCAGTTGGCCGACATGTCGGGTACCACTCGCGAAACGGTGAGCCGCATTTGCTCGATGCTTGTGAAGGCAAACGCCATCGCCATGACCGGAAAAGACATTGTCATTTTCGATGAAACCGCTTTGCAGGAAAAAGCGACTAAAGGGTAG
- a CDS encoding adenylosuccinate synthase, producing the protein MANRVVIGSQWGDEGKAKVVDFLTLDADYIVRFQGGANAGHTVEVGDKKFVFHLIPSGIMHDDKICVIGNGVVLDPVQTLAEIADLHTKGINPEGRLFIADNAHVVLPYHSTLDKAKEKKAGKGAIGTTGRGIGPCYSDKVNRIGVRVGDLMDERELRPRVEAMAKVHNEEFKVMYDVPEIDPEQVIKDYLELGQKIKPFVRDVSAMLYAAVKAGKRLVFEGAQGTILDVDQGTYPFVTSSNTVAGYASCGAGIGPTAIDQVVGVVKAYTTRVGNGPFPTELLDETGDTLRKIGNEYGATTGRNRRCGWFDAPVVRKAAVVNGLTHLAITKLDVLDTFDSIKICTHYECDGEKIENFPNQLSKVGRCVPVYEEMPGWKCDTTKCRKLEDLPENARKYLNRMAELVGVKIGMISIGAKRDQSIIVDLD; encoded by the coding sequence ATGGCAAATCGTGTTGTAATCGGTTCCCAGTGGGGTGACGAAGGCAAGGCCAAGGTTGTTGATTTTCTGACTCTGGACGCAGATTATATTGTGCGTTTCCAGGGCGGCGCCAATGCAGGCCATACCGTGGAAGTGGGCGATAAGAAGTTCGTGTTCCACTTGATTCCCTCGGGCATTATGCATGATGATAAGATTTGCGTGATCGGTAACGGCGTGGTGCTCGACCCGGTGCAGACTTTGGCTGAAATCGCCGACTTGCACACCAAGGGTATCAACCCGGAAGGTCGCCTGTTCATTGCCGACAACGCACACGTGGTGCTTCCGTACCACTCCACCCTCGACAAGGCCAAGGAAAAGAAGGCCGGTAAGGGCGCTATCGGTACGACTGGCCGCGGCATTGGCCCCTGCTATAGCGACAAGGTGAACCGTATTGGTGTCCGCGTGGGTGACCTCATGGATGAACGTGAACTGCGCCCCCGCGTCGAAGCGATGGCCAAGGTCCACAACGAAGAATTCAAGGTGATGTACGATGTTCCCGAAATTGACCCGGAACAGGTCATCAAGGACTACCTGGAACTCGGCCAGAAGATCAAGCCGTTCGTGCGTGACGTGAGCGCCATGCTCTATGCCGCTGTGAAGGCCGGCAAGCGCCTGGTTTTCGAAGGTGCCCAGGGTACTATTCTTGACGTGGACCAGGGTACTTACCCGTTCGTGACCTCCAGCAACACTGTTGCCGGTTATGCCAGCTGCGGTGCAGGCATTGGCCCGACTGCCATTGACCAGGTGGTGGGCGTGGTGAAGGCTTACACGACCCGCGTGGGTAACGGTCCGTTCCCGACTGAACTTTTGGACGAAACGGGCGACACGCTCCGTAAGATTGGTAACGAATACGGTGCAACGACCGGTCGTAACCGCCGCTGCGGTTGGTTCGACGCTCCGGTGGTCCGCAAGGCTGCCGTGGTGAATGGTCTCACTCACTTGGCCATTACCAAGCTCGACGTGCTCGACACCTTTGATTCTATCAAGATTTGTACTCACTACGAATGCGATGGTGAAAAGATCGAAAACTTCCCGAACCAGCTTTCCAAGGTCGGCCGCTGCGTGCCGGTTTACGAAGAAATGCCGGGTTGGAAGTGCGATACCACTAAGTGCCGCAAGCTCGAAGACCTGCCGGAAAATGCTCGCAAGTACCTGAACCGCATGGCGGAACTCGTGGGCGTGAAGATCGGCATGATCTCGATCGGTGCAAAGCGCGACCAGAGCATTATCGTAGATCTGGACTAA
- a CDS encoding PASTA domain-containing protein, which translates to MDKVKNIANKLLAWAKTAPIVKAVGIWIVLLILLAFFVDKLVMPIFSGHFASTGEVPNLEGMSQEAAEKALEDAGFKYEWLEEGRYNAQIPAGMVLVQMPAAGRTAKLGRTVKLTKSLGLREVEIPDLRGKSQKQASISLARAGLVQGAIVKGAHQSIPRGVVIRTIPVAGEKVRIGDTVKVVISAGATQGKTVLPDFSGEQIDNVYVKLETLGFRVGKIKRKKDEEGRAPGTVIETSPKHGDYLPPDTKINFVIAD; encoded by the coding sequence ATGGATAAAGTAAAGAATATTGCGAATAAATTGCTCGCGTGGGCCAAGACAGCGCCGATTGTAAAGGCTGTCGGCATCTGGATTGTGCTGCTGATTCTGTTGGCGTTCTTTGTGGACAAGCTTGTAATGCCGATTTTCTCGGGTCATTTTGCTTCTACAGGTGAAGTTCCGAACTTGGAAGGAATGTCGCAGGAAGCTGCGGAAAAAGCTTTGGAAGATGCTGGATTCAAGTATGAATGGCTTGAAGAAGGCCGCTACAACGCTCAAATTCCGGCCGGAATGGTGCTTGTGCAGATGCCTGCTGCCGGACGTACGGCAAAGCTCGGGCGTACGGTCAAACTGACCAAGAGCTTGGGACTTCGCGAAGTGGAAATTCCTGATCTGCGTGGCAAGAGCCAGAAGCAAGCCTCTATCTCGCTTGCTCGTGCGGGCCTTGTGCAAGGCGCTATCGTGAAGGGCGCTCACCAGAGTATTCCGCGCGGTGTCGTGATTCGCACGATTCCTGTAGCCGGCGAAAAGGTTCGCATTGGCGACACGGTGAAGGTCGTGATTTCGGCTGGTGCTACCCAGGGTAAGACTGTTCTGCCGGACTTTAGCGGCGAGCAGATTGACAACGTTTACGTTAAACTTGAAACTCTCGGCTTTAGGGTCGGAAAAATCAAGCGCAAGAAAGACGAAGAAGGACGTGCACCTG